Proteins co-encoded in one Flavobacteriaceae bacterium MAR_2009_75 genomic window:
- a CDS encoding cobalt-zinc-cadmium efflux system protein: protein MGNHNHHHTHDHSHFRGRNLVISILLNIVITVCQVVGGLISGSLSLLSDALHNFSDVLSLVVSYIATLLSKKEASTNRTFGYKRAEIIAAFVNASTLIIVAIILIKEAVERFLNPQEIESDLVIWLSLLGIVANGFSVLLLKKDANSNMNMKSAYLHLLTDMMASVAVLIGGLLMKFYQVYWVDAFLTMAIAIYLIYMGYDLLKNSTRVLMLFTPNTIQVQKIVETISKIESIKNVHHVHIWQLNEAEVHLEAHIDFNEDIKLSEFDAVLEKIEEEVYHKYGINHVNIQPEYGKCDSKHIIVQD from the coding sequence ATGGGTAATCACAATCACCATCATACACATGATCACTCTCATTTTAGGGGAAGAAATTTAGTAATTTCAATTTTACTTAATATAGTCATTACCGTTTGCCAAGTGGTAGGTGGTTTAATTTCTGGCAGTCTTTCTCTTTTATCAGACGCCCTTCATAATTTTAGTGACGTACTTTCACTTGTGGTGAGTTATATTGCTACTCTTCTCTCTAAAAAAGAGGCATCTACAAATAGAACGTTTGGTTATAAACGCGCAGAAATCATAGCTGCCTTCGTAAATGCCTCAACCTTAATCATTGTGGCTATAATATTGATTAAAGAGGCCGTAGAACGTTTTTTAAATCCTCAAGAAATAGAGTCCGATCTGGTCATCTGGTTGTCACTATTAGGTATTGTCGCTAACGGATTTAGTGTGCTATTGCTCAAAAAAGATGCGAACAGCAATATGAACATGAAATCGGCCTATTTACATCTCTTGACAGATATGATGGCATCAGTAGCCGTCTTGATCGGTGGTCTGTTAATGAAGTTTTATCAAGTTTATTGGGTAGATGCTTTCCTGACCATGGCTATTGCGATTTATCTGATATATATGGGATACGATTTACTCAAAAATTCTACTCGGGTACTAATGTTGTTTACCCCGAACACTATTCAAGTACAAAAAATAGTCGAGACCATCTCTAAAATAGAATCCATTAAGAATGTTCATCACGTACATATATGGCAGCTTAATGAAGCTGAAGTACATTTAGAGGCCCACATCGATTTTAATGAAGACATTAAACTATCGGAATTCGATGCTGTTCTTGAAAAAATTGAGGAGGAAGTATACCACAAATACGGAATTAATCACGTAAATATTCAACCGGAATACGGTAAATGTGATAGTAAACATATTATAGTGCAAGATTGA
- a CDS encoding RNAse R, with translation MSKKKKKARNHRKNEITKGIFTILEKDPNKSFNYKQIAAQLGLDNTQDRNQLIRKLGELKESKRIAEEERGQYKALTAATKKYHTGIVDLTGRGNAYIIIEEFEDDVFVPNNKLKKAFHGDTVEIYIFPRRKGKKLEGEITKVVERKKTEFVGIVDQQKTFAFVRPTDFRMYTDFFIPKGKDNNANDGDKVIVKFEEWPDDADSPIGTITEVLGKPGEHNTEIHAILAEYGLPYEFPTEVQRFADTLDTSIKEDEIVKRRDMREVLTFTIDPKDAKDFDDALSFEVLKNGNYEIGIHIADVSHYLQPDTVLEDEAYERATSVYLVDRVVPMLPEVLSNNACSLRPNEEKYTFSAIFEIDKKASIKNQWFGRTIINSNERFAYEEAQHIIETKKADIPDDISIRDKAYTVSDEIVEATLEMDRLAKIMRDKRMQQGAISFDKVEVRFKLNEQSEPTGVYFKESKDANKLIEEFMLLANRKVAEFIGKRKPEPTFVYRVHDDPNEDKLMALNSIISRFGHKIDFKDKKSISSSLNQLLEDVKGRKEQNLVDTLTIRSMSKAIYTTENIGHYGLAFDYYTHFTSPIRRYPDIMVHRLLQHYLDGGDSAKSEVYEQKCKHSSDMEYLASSAERDSIKYMQIKFMQDHQDKEFVGVISGVTEWGVYVEIIENKCEGMVRISDIKGDYYIFDEKEYAIVGERTKKTYQLGDEVVVMVKDTDLVKRHLDFSLLGKHGE, from the coding sequence ATGTCGAAAAAGAAGAAGAAAGCTAGAAACCATAGAAAGAACGAGATTACCAAAGGAATCTTCACAATATTAGAGAAAGACCCTAATAAAAGTTTTAACTACAAACAAATCGCTGCCCAACTTGGGCTTGATAATACGCAAGACCGTAATCAATTGATTAGAAAATTGGGCGAATTAAAAGAAAGTAAACGAATTGCTGAAGAAGAACGTGGGCAATATAAAGCTCTGACCGCCGCAACCAAAAAATATCATACCGGTATTGTTGATCTTACCGGTCGTGGTAATGCCTATATCATTATCGAAGAATTTGAAGACGATGTATTCGTACCCAATAACAAGCTTAAGAAAGCTTTTCACGGCGATACTGTTGAAATCTACATTTTTCCTAGAAGGAAGGGAAAAAAACTAGAGGGTGAGATTACTAAAGTAGTAGAACGAAAGAAAACGGAATTTGTAGGTATCGTAGATCAGCAAAAAACTTTTGCTTTTGTACGCCCTACCGATTTCAGAATGTACACCGACTTTTTTATTCCCAAAGGCAAAGATAATAATGCCAATGATGGCGATAAGGTAATTGTCAAGTTTGAAGAGTGGCCAGATGATGCCGATTCACCTATTGGCACAATTACCGAAGTTCTTGGTAAACCTGGGGAACATAATACCGAAATACATGCTATTTTGGCAGAATACGGTTTACCTTATGAATTTCCGACAGAGGTACAGCGATTTGCAGATACGCTAGATACTTCAATCAAGGAGGATGAAATAGTCAAACGAAGAGATATGCGTGAAGTGCTGACCTTCACCATTGATCCCAAAGATGCCAAAGATTTTGATGATGCCCTGTCATTTGAAGTTCTTAAAAACGGAAATTATGAGATTGGTATTCATATTGCTGATGTTTCACACTATTTACAGCCCGATACGGTGCTTGAAGATGAGGCTTACGAAAGGGCAACATCGGTCTATTTAGTGGATCGTGTGGTACCCATGCTCCCAGAAGTATTATCGAATAACGCATGTTCATTAAGACCGAACGAAGAAAAGTACACTTTTTCCGCAATTTTTGAAATTGATAAGAAAGCTTCTATTAAAAATCAATGGTTTGGCCGAACGATAATCAATTCCAATGAGCGTTTTGCCTATGAAGAGGCGCAGCATATTATTGAGACCAAAAAAGCGGACATACCTGATGATATTTCCATTCGCGATAAAGCATATACCGTATCTGATGAAATAGTTGAAGCAACTTTAGAAATGGATCGATTGGCAAAAATTATGCGTGACAAACGTATGCAACAGGGCGCTATATCTTTCGATAAAGTAGAGGTTCGGTTTAAACTTAATGAACAGAGTGAACCGACCGGTGTTTATTTTAAAGAGTCAAAAGATGCGAATAAACTTATCGAAGAGTTTATGTTGCTGGCCAATCGCAAGGTGGCTGAGTTTATTGGAAAGAGAAAACCGGAACCGACCTTTGTTTACAGAGTACATGACGACCCTAATGAAGATAAATTAATGGCGCTTAATAGCATAATTTCTCGTTTCGGGCACAAGATCGACTTTAAAGATAAAAAGTCTATCAGTTCGTCTTTAAATCAACTTCTCGAAGATGTGAAGGGAAGAAAAGAACAGAATTTGGTAGATACCCTTACCATACGTAGTATGAGTAAAGCTATTTATACTACCGAAAATATAGGTCATTATGGTTTGGCTTTTGATTATTATACGCATTTTACATCTCCCATACGCCGGTATCCCGATATAATGGTGCATCGTTTATTACAGCATTATTTAGATGGGGGCGATTCTGCCAAAAGTGAAGTGTACGAGCAAAAGTGTAAACACTCTTCTGATATGGAATATTTGGCATCTAGTGCAGAGCGTGATTCGATCAAATACATGCAGATCAAGTTCATGCAAGATCATCAAGACAAAGAATTCGTTGGGGTCATTAGTGGGGTAACCGAATGGGGAGTCTACGTAGAGATTATTGAGAACAAATGCGAGGGCATGGTTCGTATCAGTGATATAAAAGGCGATTATTATATCTTTGATGAGAAAGAGTACGCCATAGTTGGGGAACGTACCAAAAAAACTTATCAATTGGGCGATGAGGTAGTGGTTATGGTAAAAGATACCGATTTAGTGAAACGCCACCTTGATTTTTCCTTATTGGGAAAGCACGGTGAATAG
- a CDS encoding quinoprotein glucose dehydrogenase codes for MLSNKTFVRLLFFLSILQIGQSCRQETTYNENPDKYKTWSSYLGDPGRSHFSTLSQITPENIKNLKIAWEYEADDWGQMQMNPIIADSLVYGVTAALRIVAIHAGTGKEIWQFGDSVKVWHSTSRGISYWEKENDKRILCTRGSELYALDALTGKPISSFGDNGKIDMRSGLPESEQNKFLISNTPGTIFKDLIVMPLRVSEDSGAALGDIMAFNIITGNLEWSFKTIPDSGEEGSDTWGDSNIRQSNIVGAANNWSGMAVDEELEIVYVPTGSAAPDFYGGERKGSNLFANSLVALNANTGEKLWHFQFTHHDIWDRDPPAPPNLLTVERNGNKIDAVAQVTKQGFVFVFDRKTGEPLFDIEERPVPTSKLPGETAWPTQPFPVKPKPFARQSEDLTEDNLSPYAENVDKLREVFKNADKRVYGPPSLDPVLLLPGYDGAAEWGGAGADPQNGILYVNSNEMPWILQMGEAENDISGLPKGQAIYQQNCATCHQPDRSGAVASGFPSLIDIQFRKEKDEVSGIVNNGKGMMTGFPQIKGDDLDALLRFLYDQEIQHSVEEKVSEKNSLTVPYKHLGYTKFLDSNGLPAIEPPWGTLHAIDLNTGEYIWSVPFGNTPELGENGVGIGAESYGGPVITENGLLFIAGSRDGFFRVFNRANGELLWEYELPAPAFATPAMYEYNGKQYIVIACGGEKLGTKKGNKIIAFALEP; via the coding sequence ATGCTTTCAAACAAAACCTTCGTTCGACTTCTTTTCTTCCTATCCATTTTACAAATCGGTCAATCTTGCCGACAAGAAACTACCTATAATGAGAATCCCGACAAATACAAAACCTGGTCTTCATATTTGGGTGACCCGGGGCGAAGTCACTTCTCTACCCTATCGCAAATCACACCTGAGAACATTAAAAACTTAAAAATCGCTTGGGAATACGAGGCCGACGATTGGGGCCAAATGCAAATGAACCCGATCATTGCCGATAGTCTAGTGTACGGCGTAACCGCCGCTCTACGTATCGTGGCGATTCATGCGGGTACCGGTAAAGAAATCTGGCAATTCGGAGATTCGGTAAAAGTTTGGCATTCTACAAGTCGTGGTATTTCTTATTGGGAAAAAGAGAACGATAAACGCATACTCTGTACGAGAGGTTCTGAATTGTATGCTTTGGATGCCCTTACAGGCAAGCCAATTTCGTCCTTTGGGGATAATGGTAAAATAGATATGCGCAGTGGTTTGCCCGAAAGTGAACAAAACAAGTTTTTGATATCGAATACGCCAGGTACCATTTTTAAAGATCTTATCGTTATGCCCTTACGAGTATCGGAGGATTCGGGTGCTGCTTTGGGCGATATTATGGCCTTTAATATAATTACGGGTAATTTGGAGTGGAGCTTTAAAACCATTCCCGATTCGGGTGAAGAGGGTTCCGATACCTGGGGCGATTCAAATATTAGGCAAAGTAATATTGTCGGTGCCGCAAATAACTGGTCGGGTATGGCGGTAGATGAGGAGCTTGAAATCGTATACGTTCCTACGGGTTCTGCCGCACCAGACTTCTATGGGGGCGAACGAAAGGGCAGTAATCTATTTGCAAATTCACTAGTAGCATTAAATGCCAATACAGGTGAGAAATTGTGGCATTTTCAGTTTACCCATCACGATATTTGGGATCGTGACCCACCTGCTCCACCCAACTTGCTTACCGTTGAACGAAATGGCAATAAAATAGATGCCGTAGCACAAGTGACCAAGCAGGGGTTTGTATTTGTTTTTGACCGAAAAACTGGTGAGCCCCTATTCGATATCGAAGAACGGCCAGTGCCTACGTCAAAATTGCCTGGGGAAACCGCCTGGCCCACGCAACCTTTTCCTGTAAAGCCGAAACCCTTTGCGCGGCAATCTGAAGACCTCACGGAAGATAATTTGAGTCCGTATGCAGAAAATGTAGATAAACTTCGAGAAGTTTTTAAAAATGCGGATAAACGCGTTTATGGCCCGCCCAGTTTAGACCCGGTGTTGCTACTGCCCGGTTACGATGGGGCAGCAGAATGGGGCGGTGCGGGTGCAGACCCACAAAACGGTATTCTTTATGTGAATTCTAATGAAATGCCTTGGATTTTACAGATGGGCGAGGCTGAAAACGATATTTCGGGATTGCCTAAGGGCCAGGCCATCTATCAACAGAATTGCGCTACCTGCCATCAACCTGACCGCAGTGGAGCTGTAGCTAGTGGTTTTCCCTCATTAATAGATATTCAATTTCGTAAGGAAAAAGATGAGGTATCGGGCATTGTTAACAATGGAAAAGGTATGATGACTGGTTTTCCTCAAATCAAGGGTGATGATCTGGATGCTCTTTTACGGTTTTTATACGATCAGGAAATTCAACATTCAGTGGAAGAAAAGGTTTCTGAAAAAAATAGTTTAACGGTGCCCTATAAACACTTGGGTTATACCAAGTTTTTAGATAGTAATGGTCTACCTGCGATTGAGCCCCCATGGGGTACATTGCACGCTATAGATTTAAATACCGGAGAGTATATTTGGTCTGTTCCGTTTGGGAACACCCCCGAGCTTGGTGAAAATGGCGTCGGTATAGGTGCTGAAAGTTATGGCGGACCTGTAATCACCGAAAACGGATTACTTTTTATTGCCGGTAGCCGGGATGGTTTTTTTCGGGTGTTCAATAGGGCTAATGGAGAACTGCTTTGGGAATATGAATTACCTGCCCCTGCCTTTGCCACCCCCGCGATGTATGAATACAATGGCAAACAATATATTGTTATAGCCTGTGGCGGCGAGAAGCTTGGAACCAAGAAAGGGAATAAAATCATTGCTTTTGCATTAGAACCTTAA
- a CDS encoding threonine/homoserine/homoserine lactone efflux protein has protein sequence MIEDIQAAIPLGFLLSFMIGPVFFVLLETSAIRGFRAALVFDLGVIIADIIFLGIAYFSSFQLLENLSNQPGLYVFGGVILLVYGISTFFKKPKKQKHTHIKASKRSYLGLMVKGFLLNFINIGVLMFWLGVIIVVGPSVDNDPQRMITFFSGMLGAYFAMDILKILLAKQLKRKLTLERIHLVKRGLGVVLMICGIILIIKGFLPKDKFNIEEGIERIELGYFIE, from the coding sequence ATGATCGAAGATATACAGGCAGCAATTCCTTTAGGCTTTTTATTAAGTTTCATGATTGGTCCTGTTTTCTTTGTGCTTTTAGAAACTAGTGCAATTAGAGGTTTTAGGGCTGCATTGGTATTTGATTTAGGAGTAATTATAGCTGATATTATATTTTTGGGTATCGCCTATTTCAGTAGCTTTCAATTACTTGAAAATCTTAGTAACCAACCTGGGCTCTATGTATTTGGCGGTGTAATTCTTTTAGTCTACGGTATAAGTACCTTTTTTAAAAAGCCCAAAAAACAAAAGCATACCCATATAAAAGCCAGTAAGCGAAGTTACTTAGGTTTAATGGTGAAAGGTTTCTTGCTAAACTTCATTAATATAGGTGTTCTCATGTTCTGGCTAGGAGTAATTATTGTAGTGGGCCCGAGTGTTGACAATGATCCTCAACGTATGATTACTTTTTTCTCTGGTATGTTGGGAGCATATTTTGCTATGGATATTCTTAAAATATTGCTGGCAAAACAATTAAAGCGAAAATTGACCCTTGAACGTATTCATTTGGTAAAAAGGGGTTTAGGTGTAGTTTTAATGATCTGTGGAATCATACTTATTATAAAAGGATTTCTACCTAAGGATAAATTCAATATCGAGGAAGGTATCGAACGTATCGAACTTGGCTATTTTATAGAGTAG
- a CDS encoding DNA (cytosine-5)-methyltransferase 1 — MGKIKVIELFAGVGGFRLGLEKKGKFNVVWSNQWEPSTKTQHASMVYEARFGAENHSNHDISEVSTAEIPDADLLVGGFPCQDYSVATTLQNSKGLIGKKGVLWWSIHRILSEKKQPIKYLFLENVDRLLKSPSAQRGRDFAIMLKSLDELGYAVEWRVINAADYGMPQRRRRIFFLGYHKTTANFQQIKKIDKVVWINSLGTIAQAFPVDDLQQKPVNFNLSDDLVTISDQFNKGEKLSPFQNSGVFINGKVYTVKTSPAFKENETVLKDVLQNGEVSDDFYIPKEEYAKWEYLKGAKKEVRTAKSGFTYNHSEGSMVFPDALDNASRTIITGEGGKSPSRFKHVVQTKRGLRRLTPIELERLNMFPDNHTRLEGISDTKRAFFMGNALVVGVVEKISEALYERINS; from the coding sequence ATGGGTAAAATCAAAGTTATAGAACTTTTCGCAGGCGTAGGCGGTTTCCGTTTAGGACTTGAAAAAAAAGGAAAATTTAACGTTGTTTGGAGCAATCAATGGGAGCCTAGTACGAAAACCCAGCATGCATCTATGGTATATGAAGCTCGTTTCGGAGCTGAAAACCATTCGAACCATGATATTTCAGAGGTGTCTACTGCAGAAATTCCCGATGCGGATCTGCTCGTTGGAGGTTTCCCGTGTCAAGATTATTCCGTAGCAACGACCCTTCAGAATTCAAAAGGCCTCATCGGTAAAAAAGGAGTGCTCTGGTGGAGTATTCACCGTATTCTTTCAGAAAAGAAACAACCCATTAAATATTTGTTTTTAGAAAACGTCGATCGTCTATTAAAATCACCCTCGGCCCAACGGGGAAGGGATTTTGCTATTATGCTCAAAAGTTTGGATGAGCTAGGATATGCCGTTGAATGGCGGGTTATAAATGCCGCGGATTACGGAATGCCCCAAAGGCGCAGACGTATTTTTTTCTTAGGCTATCATAAAACTACAGCAAATTTTCAGCAAATAAAAAAGATAGACAAAGTGGTTTGGATTAATAGCTTAGGAACGATAGCTCAAGCTTTTCCGGTTGATGATTTACAACAGAAACCTGTAAATTTTAATCTAAGTGATGATTTGGTAACAATTTCAGACCAGTTCAACAAGGGAGAAAAGTTGTCTCCTTTTCAAAATTCAGGTGTTTTTATCAACGGAAAAGTATATACGGTGAAAACGAGTCCGGCCTTCAAGGAAAATGAAACGGTGCTTAAAGATGTTCTTCAAAATGGTGAGGTTTCAGATGATTTCTATATTCCTAAGGAAGAGTATGCAAAATGGGAGTATTTAAAAGGCGCCAAAAAAGAGGTGCGTACCGCTAAAAGTGGTTTTACCTATAATCATAGCGAGGGCAGCATGGTGTTTCCTGATGCCTTGGATAATGCCTCACGAACCATTATTACCGGTGAAGGGGGTAAATCACCTTCACGCTTTAAACATGTGGTACAGACCAAAAGGGGGCTTCGACGTTTGACTCCCATAGAACTGGAGCGCTTAAATATGTTTCCTGATAACCATACCCGATTAGAGGGTATAAGCGACACCAAAAGAGCCTTCTTTATGGGAAATGCTTTGGTTGTTGGGGTTGTAGAAAAAATAAGCGAAGCTTTATACGAAAGAATCAATTCATAA
- a CDS encoding dihydroneopterin aldolase, whose protein sequence is MGKVKVENIRAYAHHGCLKEETAIGSEYRVDVSVDADISIAAVSDKLSDTVDYVLINHIVKEEMKTPSKLLEHVGHRIIKRIFNEIPIVTAAAVWVSKINPPIGGDVEKVTVVLEEKRIL, encoded by the coding sequence TTGGGAAAGGTTAAAGTGGAAAATATTCGTGCATACGCACATCATGGATGTCTTAAAGAAGAAACTGCTATCGGTAGTGAATATCGGGTAGATGTTTCTGTAGACGCAGATATATCAATAGCGGCCGTTTCCGATAAGTTATCTGACACGGTCGACTATGTGCTCATCAATCATATCGTAAAAGAGGAAATGAAAACCCCCTCTAAACTACTCGAACATGTTGGCCATAGAATTATCAAACGTATATTTAACGAAATACCTATAGTTACGGCCGCAGCCGTTTGGGTATCAAAAATAAACCCACCTATTGGCGGTGACGTTGAGAAAGTTACGGTAGTTCTTGAAGAAAAAAGAATCCTTTAG
- a CDS encoding putative autotransporter adhesin-like protein → MKQFVLLVAVLMQACFLQAQDTKITQDLTRFTEVKAFDGISVNLIKSDENKAVITGENIQKVAIVNNNGVLKIRMQIDKIFSGYRTFVELYYTEKLVIIDVNEDARITSANTITQDVLELKAQEGGELVISAEVEQLLIKTVTGGVIETTGTSDLQDVAINTGGVYEGKQLKTKFSTVNVNAGSKAEIYASDYVKATVKAGGEVLVYGDPAKMDEKTVFGGTVTRM, encoded by the coding sequence ATGAAACAATTCGTGTTGCTTGTCGCGGTTTTAATGCAAGCCTGTTTTTTACAGGCTCAGGATACTAAGATAACCCAAGACCTTACTCGGTTCACCGAAGTAAAGGCTTTTGATGGTATTTCTGTAAACCTTATCAAATCAGATGAGAACAAAGCTGTAATCACTGGTGAGAATATTCAAAAAGTGGCTATAGTTAATAACAATGGTGTTCTAAAAATTAGAATGCAAATCGATAAAATTTTTAGTGGATACCGAACTTTCGTAGAGTTATATTATACCGAAAAGCTAGTAATTATCGACGTAAATGAAGATGCACGAATCACTTCGGCCAATACTATTACACAAGATGTGCTGGAGTTAAAGGCTCAAGAAGGTGGTGAATTGGTTATTAGTGCCGAAGTAGAACAGTTATTGATTAAAACCGTTACGGGTGGGGTTATCGAAACCACCGGCACTTCTGATTTGCAAGATGTAGCTATAAATACGGGTGGTGTATATGAAGGCAAGCAATTAAAGACCAAGTTTTCTACCGTTAATGTAAATGCAGGTTCTAAAGCCGAAATATATGCCTCAGATTATGTAAAGGCTACAGTAAAGGCCGGTGGTGAGGTATTGGTATATGGTGACCCTGCAAAAATGGATGAAAAGACGGTTTTCGGTGGCACGGTAACCCGAATGTAG
- a CDS encoding ribose 5-phosphate isomerase B — protein sequence MKIAIGNDHAGTEYKLAIVGLLKSMDIDVENYGTDGSDSVDYPDFVHPVASDVEAGTVDLGIIVCGSGNGASMTANKHQKVRCALCWTKEIVQLAREHNDANILSLPARFISLPQALDMVKTFLETKFEGGRHERRIEKIPCA from the coding sequence ATGAAAATAGCTATAGGTAATGATCACGCAGGAACGGAGTATAAACTAGCAATTGTTGGTTTACTAAAATCTATGGATATTGATGTAGAAAACTATGGTACCGATGGTAGTGATAGTGTTGACTATCCAGATTTTGTGCACCCTGTAGCTTCAGATGTTGAAGCCGGAACCGTTGATTTGGGTATTATCGTATGCGGAAGCGGTAATGGAGCTTCTATGACCGCGAACAAACATCAAAAGGTTCGTTGTGCCTTGTGTTGGACAAAAGAAATTGTTCAATTGGCCAGAGAGCATAACGATGCTAATATATTAAGTTTGCCAGCACGATTTATTTCGTTACCTCAGGCCCTTGATATGGTTAAGACTTTTCTTGAAACGAAATTTGAAGGTGGTAGACACGAGCGCCGAATAGAAAAAATACCTTGCGCCTGA
- a CDS encoding SH3 domain-containing protein, giving the protein MIRTDRFKKNICSGLVLLLVIVMGACDDVTSEERILLQKIKEVRQEYAPDKRTSLFDVHVYSDSKKYILTGETDNAKALDELRETLSNSSFEYTEKIKLLPAEDLEGNSQAVINISVANLRSNPKHSAELATQATLGTPVKVLKKEGGWYYIQTPDKYLSWVDDGGLKLMDENTFDEWQAADKIIFTETYGHSYSDENQDQVVSDLVAGNVLEVINETDAFFQVVYPDGRKAFVAKNVAEPFGDWIKKLDPSHENLVATSKELMGVPYLWGGTSTKGMDCSGFTKTIYFLNGMVIPRDASQQVRTGKAVDSVQNFDDLEKGDLLFFGRKATDSTAEKVVHVGMWIGNDEFIHASDMVRISSMNSQAENFDEYNRNRYLRTKRILKERDPDLINLATIPLFKD; this is encoded by the coding sequence ATGATACGAACTGATAGGTTTAAGAAAAATATATGTAGTGGTTTGGTTCTGCTATTGGTTATAGTAATGGGGGCCTGCGATGATGTTACATCTGAGGAACGGATACTACTTCAAAAAATCAAAGAAGTACGCCAAGAATATGCGCCCGACAAACGTACTTCTCTTTTTGATGTTCACGTGTATTCTGACAGTAAAAAATATATCTTAACAGGGGAGACCGATAATGCAAAAGCGTTGGACGAATTGCGCGAAACCTTGAGCAATTCGAGTTTTGAGTACACGGAAAAAATAAAGCTGTTACCGGCCGAAGATTTAGAAGGTAATTCTCAAGCGGTTATTAACATTTCGGTAGCAAATTTACGCAGTAATCCGAAACACTCCGCCGAACTCGCCACACAGGCTACCTTGGGCACACCTGTAAAAGTTCTTAAAAAAGAGGGGGGCTGGTACTATATTCAAACCCCTGACAAGTATTTATCTTGGGTAGATGATGGCGGATTAAAACTTATGGACGAGAACACTTTTGATGAGTGGCAGGCCGCTGACAAGATAATTTTCACAGAAACTTATGGGCATTCCTATTCAGATGAAAACCAAGATCAGGTAGTGTCAGACTTGGTCGCGGGTAATGTTCTAGAAGTTATCAATGAAACTGATGCCTTTTTTCAGGTCGTGTATCCTGATGGTCGTAAGGCGTTTGTGGCCAAAAACGTTGCTGAGCCTTTCGGTGATTGGATTAAAAAATTAGACCCCTCACATGAAAACTTAGTGGCAACTTCAAAAGAACTTATGGGCGTACCTTACCTCTGGGGCGGCACTTCGACCAAAGGAATGGACTGTAGCGGCTTTACCAAAACTATTTATTTTTTAAATGGGATGGTGATACCGCGTGACGCATCGCAACAGGTACGAACTGGTAAAGCTGTAGACTCTGTTCAGAATTTTGACGATTTAGAAAAAGGTGATTTACTGTTCTTCGGGAGAAAAGCCACCGATTCTACAGCTGAAAAGGTGGTACACGTTGGCATGTGGATTGGAAACGATGAGTTTATTCATGCCTCAGATATGGTGCGCATCAGCAGTATGAATAGTCAGGCGGAAAATTTTGACGAGTATAATCGCAACCGCTACCTACGTACAAAGCGCATACTCAAAGAGCGGGACCCCGATTTAATCAACTTAGCTACCATACCTCTTTTTAAAGATTGA
- a CDS encoding ElaA protein: protein MIDIEVKPFYDLNVKEYHDIVRLRSEIFVVEQDCVYQDIDGKDTNALHVIGRKNGEIIAYTRIFKSGEYFEEASIGRVAVKKSERKYGYGKDLVRASIDAIENYYNESKIKVSAQLYLERFYHFFGFNQVGEGYLEDGIPHIAMIRNA, encoded by the coding sequence ATGATAGATATCGAAGTAAAACCTTTTTACGATTTAAATGTTAAGGAGTATCATGATATAGTGAGACTAAGAAGCGAAATTTTTGTGGTAGAACAAGATTGCGTTTATCAAGATATAGATGGTAAAGACACAAATGCACTACATGTGATAGGCAGAAAAAACGGTGAAATAATTGCCTATACCCGTATTTTTAAGTCAGGAGAATATTTTGAGGAGGCCTCAATAGGTAGAGTAGCGGTTAAGAAGTCTGAGCGTAAATATGGCTATGGTAAAGATTTGGTCAGGGCTTCAATAGATGCTATTGAAAATTACTATAATGAGTCAAAAATAAAGGTGTCGGCTCAACTGTATCTGGAAAGATTCTATCATTTTTTTGGCTTCAATCAGGTAGGTGAAGGGTATCTTGAAGATGGTATACCCCATATAGCTATGATACGAAATGCGTAA